In bacterium, the following are encoded in one genomic region:
- the trpS gene encoding tryptophan--tRNA ligase: protein MKKIIASGNRASGRLHIGHLKLLEYWASLQDEYECFYFIADLHALTTEYQDTGMVAEYSRDIFIDWLSAGLDPRKSHLFVQSQIPAHSELYVLFSMFSNLGRLYRVPTYKERLREDATHSLITLGFLGYPVLQAADILLYRADAVPVGLDQASHVELTREVARHFNRLYGEVFPVPKTILNKAPNLPGTDGRKMSKSYNNCIYISDGPDVIRNKIATMFSNPERKRRSDPGDAEKCNVYEFHKSFTDPETQARIKGECADASIGCVDCKKILAENMIEALQKPQEVRKRIEREPAYLNEVFRKGREEATAAAEATMLKVRTAVGLW from the coding sequence GTGAAGAAGATCATTGCAAGTGGGAATCGGGCGTCTGGAAGGCTTCACATTGGGCATCTGAAGCTCTTGGAATACTGGGCCTCGCTCCAGGACGAATACGAGTGCTTCTACTTCATTGCTGACCTTCACGCTCTCACCACGGAGTATCAGGACACTGGGATGGTGGCTGAATACAGCAGGGATATATTCATCGACTGGCTTTCTGCCGGCCTCGACCCAAGAAAAAGCCACCTGTTCGTGCAGTCTCAGATTCCGGCGCACTCGGAGCTCTACGTCCTGTTCTCGATGTTCTCTAATCTGGGTCGGCTCTATCGCGTCCCAACTTACAAAGAGCGGCTCCGCGAGGACGCCACGCACTCACTGATTACGCTCGGATTTCTTGGGTATCCTGTCCTTCAGGCCGCGGACATCCTTCTGTATCGGGCTGACGCGGTTCCCGTAGGGCTTGACCAGGCCTCGCACGTTGAGCTAACGCGCGAGGTGGCTCGGCACTTCAATCGCCTCTATGGAGAAGTGTTCCCAGTCCCAAAAACCATCTTGAACAAGGCACCGAACCTGCCGGGGACGGACGGCCGCAAGATGAGCAAGTCCTACAACAACTGCATCTATATCTCTGACGGTCCCGACGTGATCCGAAATAAGATCGCGACCATGTTCAGCAATCCCGAGCGAAAGAGGCGTTCCGACCCTGGCGATGCCGAGAAGTGCAACGTGTATGAGTTCCACAAGAGCTTCACGGACCCAGAGACCCAGGCCAGGATCAAGGGCGAGTGCGCTGACGCCTCGATTGGGTGCGTTGACTGCAAGAAGATTCTTGCCGAAAACATGATCGAGGCTCTGCAAAAGCCGCAGGAGGTCAGGAAGCGGATCGAGCGAGAGCCAGCCTACTTGAACGAGGTGTTCCGGAAGGGCCGGGAGGAGGCAACCG